AAAACGCTGGATGTCTTTTTTCTTCACAGTTAAGCCCGTCGTGCCCAAATGCAGTCTGCCAAAGTCCGTGCCGGTTGGAAAGTCAGCGGAGCTGGGCTGCGTGGAAGATGAGGGCTTCCCCAAGTCTCAGTACCAGTGGTTCCACAACAACGAGGAGATCCCCGATGACCCCAAAACCAGCCCCAAGTTCTTCAACTCGTCCTACGTGCTCAACTCTGAAACAGggaccctggtgtgtgtttgggctggGGGAGTGTCGAGGCTGGGCGGGGCGCTGGGGGGCTGGCgcccaggggagggaggatatTTTGGGGAGACAGTTGATGGTGTGAGGGGGCTCGAGCCACGAGGGGAATCTGCTGTCCTCGTTTGCACATTCCTcaaacctcccctcctctcagagAGATGCAGTCAGCGGCTCGCCCATGGCCGCCCCGGTCAACCTTCACCCTGGCCTCTGGAAAGGTTGGCTTGCCTGTCAGTCTTGTGACTTCCAGGCCGTCACACCCAGCTGTGAACTAAAGGCCTAAACTGAAACCCTTTCAGGCAAACACTGCCAACCACAGCCAGGCGTCCTGTAGAGGGGGGCTGGACGGCTATATCAGGCTGCTAACAGAAAACAAAGTGGATAACAAAATAATTGTCAAATGCCTCTAGAAGGATTTAGAAAGATTCAGATTCCCCTTCACCACCAACATACCCAGCCAGTTACAGTTTCCATGGTTGTATATCTGTCCATTCACACAGGAAGGATGAAAACAGCAGCGTTTCCTCTGTTTTGTCTGTAGAAATTCAGCGTTGTGAGGAAGGAGGATGCAGGGCAGTATTACTGCAGGGCGAAGAACGACGCAGGATACTCCGAGTGCAGCGCACAGATCATGGAAGTCTGTAAGTCTGGAAGATCACCACACGCACAACACAAATGAAAGGAAATCCATTTGTGACCATACGTGGTTGTGTACGGATGACTAAACTGATCCTCTTATGCATCACAAGCATTCAGTACTGCTGCTCTATGGCCATGTGGCCGGGACTGACATTTTAGGATCAGAAGCAAAGATGTAACAGAGATGCTTGTTCTCCTCAGACGACATCAACATAGCGGGGATCGTCCtgggggtgctggtggtggtggtggtgctgctctGCATCACCGTGGGGATCTGCTGTGCCTACAAGAGAGGATACTTTGCCAGCCAGAAGCAGACAGGAAACAAGTATGTAGAATATCTATGATCTTTTAGCAGATATTTTTATCCAGAGCCACATATAGGAAAGGATTccaacctgtgacctcttgatgtGCAGTCAACTGCTCTTAACACTAAGACTGCTCTAAATGAGTCAAAAGGAAAGGTCAGGTTCTGGGATTCTTGAATTTAGCAAGAAGTTATTCACTGGCCCTCAGGACCGAATGCCGATGTCTTCATAATGATGAGTAGCCCAAGTCTTGATAAATAGTTGCCATGAGTCCTCATATCTAACATGTTCAGTGCCACACAACAAGCAGTTCCTGGTCTGGCTGGAGCTGGACAGTTCTGCTAatcttgtttgtgtttgtcagttACAAGGCAGGACAGTTCTGCTAatcttgtttgtgtttgtcagttACAAGGCCCCTGCCAAAGGAGACGGTGTGGACTACGTCAGGACAGAGGACGAGGTAGATAAACAAACATAACACCATGCGTCTATCAGTAATCTATAACACCAAGCGTTTAAGAGGTTCCTGTTATACAATGCTATACAGCACTTGACTGAAGTCCACTGCTAGGACACAAGCTTCATATTTtcttatttgtattattttctaGGGGGACTTTCGACACAAATCTTCATTTGTCATATGAAAGGGAAGAGAGTAGGGAAGTATAAAGGCGTGGAGTCAGAGACATGATACTTGTGGCTGGATTCTTCGTGTGATCAGCTAGCTGCCACGTGCCTTGATCTGGGCACGGCTGGAATGAAAACTAAACCCTTACGTTTGCCAAAGTTGACAAGTTTTCACATCTACAGTAATCAGTACCCAGCCCACATAAAGGTACTGAAATCCACTTGTTTTGCAAAATTATGATTTTCTTTTTACAGTTATTGCACGTTTTAAATGGTTATTAACACTACCTGCTGGAAAGAAAATATTTACAAAAGAGATTCTGCCTGGATGAAAGTCTTTATGTTTTGAAGTACATCTATCATGACACATTTTCCTGCAAACATTTGCTTCAAACCTATGGTAATTTATATAACATTTGTTTTCTACCAGCAAAATTTGTCAGACTATTTTTGATGGAATACTTTTTAAAATGCCAATAGATAAAGGTTTACTTTTTTAAATTTTTGTAAAATActaacatgtttttatttggttTTTGGACAAGAAATCTTTTAACAGTTCTAACCACTGTGTTCCATTGTAATCCTTCCCCTTTCCTGATCATCAAATATCTCACTAGCTCCTGATCGACGGTCTTACATGTTATGGCAGAGATGTTCATGTTGATATTGAAAAAGAAAGTTCCATGTTAATGTTTGTGGAGTCTTAGACAGTAGGTTTAAAGaataggaagtgatgctgagtGGACTGTTCACAATCAGTGCAGCGCATCCTTGATATGAAGTGTCCTTTTATGCTTGCTATTAATCTTGTACATATAGAATATAGTGTCCAGTTTGAGGTTTGTACCGTCTATCAGGAATGCTTTCAGTATTACATTGTAATTAATACAGAGTTTGTGTTGGGTAACAATTGTACTGACTGTATATAGAGATCCCATCCCAAGGCTATGTACAGTGGTGAAATATTCTAATGTCTAGCACAGAAGGCAGTATGAAACTCTGTCCATGGTTCAACAGACTGATGGATGTTCATGGTAGAGAAGATATGCCCCGTTTTGGAACATGGAGATCTCATCTTTCCTTCCCCCAAGCATTTATCACTCAAATACGttattttaaaaagtatttgTGAGCGTGACTACCATCCTCAAAACACAAAGAACAGTTTCAGATTCATGCAGACGTATAAAGTTATTCATCTCATAGCAGGAACTGGTACTGAAGTTCACGTGTGTACATTAGTTAAGAAATCATTCCTCTTAAGTGCCTTCTGCTACTACACCAGCCCAACTCCAACATCACGACACATCAGTACAGATATGTTCTAAC
The genomic region above belongs to Hypomesus transpacificus isolate Combined female chromosome 20, fHypTra1, whole genome shotgun sequence and contains:
- the jam3b gene encoding junctional adhesion molecule 3B, whose protein sequence is MYSQTEHCIDFKMALTRLACFLVLLSTHYFFTVLAVILRTTDKAPWANEFESIELSCLVESISTKNPRIEWKKIKNGEPSYVYFEKKISGDLENRARIREPATLVIINTTRSDTAQYRCEVTATNDQKSFDEILIQLVVRVKPVVPKCSLPKSVPVGKSAELGCVEDEGFPKSQYQWFHNNEEIPDDPKTSPKFFNSSYVLNSETGTLKFSVVRKEDAGQYYCRAKNDAGYSECSAQIMEVYDINIAGIVLGVLVVVVVLLCITVGICCAYKRGYFASQKQTGNNYKAPAKGDGVDYVRTEDEGDFRHKSSFVI